The Tripterygium wilfordii isolate XIE 37 chromosome 21, ASM1340144v1, whole genome shotgun sequence genome segment attataaagaggggttcttcctcattccaacttggagaagccaaaattacattgaagaaattcttgttctcaaagcttccaagctagtttgtgccattgaatccaagcttctacccaaaccactctaaaggcttcctcactattttgcttttgcaaagagggagtgcttctcatttggcttcttattttcagattcgaaaatcctcattattcttcattttctatccaacccgtgaggtgatattgtgattcttgagtgttcctcaaccccatttgcttagtgcaaaccttgagtgaaccatttataccgaacacttgtaaaagtcccttcattgggcaaaaaccttgttgaggttgagtttaagggagtgcttgaaacccttggttgtaaagtttgaagattgtcttgaaatcttcagttttaagggtgacctaaaaacccttgtgagttttgtggagctcttgagaaaaccacatccttagtggaggttggaaaatcctaggttggtgaacctaggtagtagatgtaggagaagagtctccgaactactataaattgctgtgtggactttcttgattgcattgcttgcttgttgattgattatgtgttttgattgcagaattttctgaaccactagtctgtccgtgcactgttcacatagctaaactttgaattttaatctgaatttttgatatagtattcattagggtgttgtgatactgcataccaaatttcattgaattctgacttgatttgctaggtgaaatttgagttgtaaaatctgtgcgcagtgtgttgtttaaaaaatctgtttttgcaattccttgattatttgataattgatcattcactatattgtatcacatcttgcattgaaatgaatattgattaagataatcattagagtccaaatttgtgtgctaattgttaattgacattgatttccttttaaattataaaaagagattcctattggaatttggggacacaattcaccccccctcttgtgttaagtacgatccatcagagAGAACAAATGTAAAGTGGCAGAAACTGCTATAACAAAAGACACGAAACAAAACTTACTTAGAAGATGTGAAACACCCCAAAATAACTTACTGAAAAGATGCGAAACAACGATAGAAGCAGCGAAGTTTTCACTCATAGAAACCACCTAATCAGAAACATaacttaaattttataaaatttaaaggTTATAACTGATCTACATCTACCTTAGTAGGTTCCACCAAATCAGAAAGAAATtaaacatcaaaataaaaattaactaaCCTACATCATAAGCAGCATCATGTAGTCCCCTGCTAATCATTGCAAGCACCCAAGCCATGAAACTAACCTGAGAAATAATAATAGATCGGTTGAACAAATCATAACAGACCAAAGCAACTTCAGACAGTCACTGTTAATAAGAGTTTATTAAAAAACTGAATTATGTATAGTATATACATTGTTTAGAAACTGCAATTAATTTCAAACCAAAGTATGCACAGAGTTCACCATACTTTTGCATCAAGTAAGTATGTATATTGTAGAGGAAGAGTTAGGTTACAATGGTGCAACCCGATGATAGCAAAAACAACACGATTGGAAGCAAAGCAGAAATATATGCAGCAATAAGAAATGTATGCACATGAAGACATACATGGAAAGAAAAGGCAATTGTAAGCTTATAATCAAGGGTAAGGGTAACATAGAGCCGTGCCTTACCATTTCTAGTTTTGAGCTCTACAAAATTTTGCTTCCTCTTCTCCAAAGATGCTAATAATACCCAAACCGAGAGAAAATGAGAAAGCCTagaagaaacacaaaattaaaaCAACTAATATAAAGTTAAAGAGAATACCGGTACCTCAATCTGTTGTACAATAAATATTAGTCCAGGACAATTGCCAACGCCAGTCAAGCCATGGTCCATGAACTCAAAAACCATGTAGATGCTCCCATTGTACTTATTACCATTTGAAACAACTTGGGGAATTGagttaaatttataaattatggGATAACCATATGAAAAGTTAATTACACCGTATTTTATGAAAAGGCTATACTCACTTGGCTTTCCTTGATCATCATTCTCACGACCTAGAAGGCAGAATCATAATATCAGATAAGTGAAAGCCAATATTATATTAAGATTTATAATATCTGCAGAGATGTGGAAAAAGATAAAAGTACCCTGAGAAGTGACGATCTGCAAACATTAATCAACTTGAGGAAGAGAAGTAAGAAAGACAAACTAACTAACTTGTAGCAACCAAAGAAGCTGAGAATGAGGTAGAGACAGGTAAAACAGTCAATCATAGATGGCAGaagaaataaatcaaataatagATTTTGTTAAAAGTTGTTGCCATCACAGTTGAGCAGATGCTTTTTATTAGTTTTGTCATTCAACAATCGAAATGAACATCACAGCATTACATGACACATCTCCTAACAAAATAAGGAACAATAAAATTTGCATGTAACAATCACCCAGAAGCCAAAACAAAGCAAGGGAAAAGAAACAAAGTTCGAAAAtcatacaaacaaaaaaaacccataagTGGGTCATCACCTGATTGCTTTGCAAAATGCCGATGTCCTCAGATTCTTTGACATCCTTAGCCATATTGCGGGAGTAGGTGACCTCGTTGCGCACAAAAGAGCCAAATGGAGATGAGAGAGGAAGGGAGATTAACCGGAAAAAGGGTAGGAAAATGTTGATAAAAGGCGAGCCTTATTGGAAGATCTGATGCAGCAtgcaaagaaataaagaaagacgAAGAACAACAACACACAAATAAATGAACTCTCACACGTAATAAATATgaagaacaacaaagcacaatcACCCCTAACCCAGAAATGTAATTGCAAAACACAGCAGCAAgtgaaaattaaacaaatccaGTATCTGGATGTCTTCACCTTTTGCTCACGCCAATAACCTATCAATCGCTGCTTGGAGGAAGAAGAGCATAGAGAGAGACCCAacattaaaaaatgaaagacGAATTTCAACAACTTCAAAAAGAAGTGAAACAACAGCAATCAACCCAGAAGAAAACGTTAGCTGAGAATGAAGTAAAACTGCTAGctgaaggaaaaataaatagttACTTACATCACCTCAACAGCAGGATGAATCATGACTTGAGACGAATCACTCCAACAACGTTTAAATTTGTGATAAACAACAAAGAAGTATACGGAGAAGAGCCCAACATCAAAAGAAGAAACACGAATTTCTGCTACTCAAAAAATAAGGGAATCAAATGCGATGAACCCACAAAAGAAGAAACACAAATTTCCACTTCTCAAAAAATAAGGGAAACATATGAGAGACGACCTAATTTCAAGCCGGAACAATAAGGAAAACAGGCAACTCACCGTGCACAGACCAACCTGAGGTGATAACAAAAGGAGTCAAACAATGAGTAACGGAAAAGAAACAACAACCGCGGAGCCAACATTCGAGGCTCAACCAGAGAAGAGCGACGAAATGAAGACACATACGTTAGTTGAGAGCCACGAACTCAGGGAAAGAACAACAACTGAATGATAAtccaaggaaggaaggaaggaagtaaTATCGAGCTGACAATTGTGAGCTGACCGCACACAGACGAATGTCAGAGagatgcatgaaccatagatGTGATCTAAATGAATGGGATCTTCGTCCCGCACGACGTCGTTTTTGGCAACGAATTCACATGATAAGGAGCAAAAACGACTCAGGCTTCGACGAAACACACATGCCCGATGCGAAACAATGCCGCATGCCAAAATAAAAAGGAGATACGACAAATAGACGCATAGATAAGACAAAGAGACGCGTGGCGCTTTGATCGAGAGGGCAcaacaaaagagaaaaggagaaaaactcAGATAGAACCACACGCACAACTGCACCACacggaacaaaaaaaaatgacagagaaaacgacgtcgttttgctTGCCCACTTGCACAACAAAACGAACACCAGCCGTGAGAGTACGGAAAGGAGGGACAACTCGCCACAGAATCACTTCAAATCTATGGCTTTATATAttgtgattgattgattgattgattgctaATTATTGTCAAAAAAGTATCCCATTGAAGGTCCATACAATTCATAACCAAAATGAAAAttctgtcaaaaaaaaaaaaaaaggcaagcaAATGCAAATGTGACTGAAAACACACAATCCATCCCAATTATTGTAGAATCCTTTCAATGGGGAGAGCCTGCAATTATAGAGAGATGGATTCACGTATCAAAGCATTTACTGCATTGAGCATCATGTCAGCTGAAGTGTATCCATCTCCATCCATGTAAAATAGGTGCAACACTTGGACCATTTTCCAGAACAAGTCCTTGCAAGCTCTTGGAACTACGCTATCTTTCTCCTGCAACACTAGCCTTAGCAGTTCTCTTCGTCCATCCGCAATCATACCTCTAATCTTTTCAACAGCTTCTTCTTCCATTGCTCCACTACCACTGTGGATCATGTGCAACAAAACAGAATTCAATTTCCCATCCTCGTATTCCCTCTGCAACACAATGACAAAGAGATCAAGCCAACCATATCAACCTCCTCTGATGccataaaatattcatttactTTACACTTGAAGGAAACTATCTACCTTAAATGTGCGGGTGTCATTGATTAGACGTCCACAAGTGCTCATAAGTTTGAAGAGGTTATGGAATTCAGGGCTTCGGACAACCTCCTCTGAAACTTTAGGCCCGATGAGATAGAGAGTTGAAAGAACAGTTGGTCCCAAGGCCATAGACACATATCCATTTTCCACGTATTCATCCAATGTTGGCACTACTTTGTTTCTCGCCCACTCGGCTTCCCTTAACATAGACTTTAGCAAATCCAACCACTGCAACAAAAACATGATTAACATCATTTTTGATTGGATGAATTACTAAACTCCCACGTCTGGGTATTTTAGCAAAATACTGATCAACTGATTTTGGGAGAAACTTCTACGCTTTCACCAAACAGattcaaaaaaaactaaattatgGCAACACAAAAAAGATTTAAACTCACGATCTCAATAACATGGTGTGTCACACTTCTCCCTTGCCATGCCAATGCTTTATCTGTGATCTCACAAATTGTGTTACGAAGTGCTGAAAATATGATTTCAACTTGCTCAGAACAATAATGAGGGCTACCATTTGCATCCCACCTATTTAAAAGGGGAAAAACATAAAAGAGTTAGCAGAGCTAGCAAGGGATTCAATACTacacaaaaagaagaaagaaataacaCACTTCTCAAGCAAGTGTACAAGGTTTGCCAGTTCCTCTTCCGACCCCCCAATGTCAAAGAAGTCATCGACAACAGTTGTAAGCACAGTGTTTTTGGCCCATGAGATGCGAGCATCTGATAGTTCAGGAGAGAAGCTTGTTCCAGCAGCAGAAAAGTAACAGTATGCCATTTTCTGTCTAGCGAACTTTAGCCTGTCTAATTTGCTCTCCACAACCCACCTGATCACAGTAGAAGGAACATAAATTACGACGACAGAAGTTAGAACTTGCAATGACTACACTAATAGAGCGAGAAGGTATCTCTTCGACCAAAAATTCCAACAACTTATATAAAGCCCTGGTCAAGGTAGCAACACTAATAACTAGGAGCACATACAAACTTGCTTCACAATTTTGTACGAAGGAGTACCCTCTAGTTCTTGTAACATAGGTCAACAAgtgacttttttaaaaaatacccaGGAAAATGCCTATTGATCAATCATGTTCAATGGGAGTATTTAAAGACGCAAACCTCTCAAGATGTTTGAGTTCTTCACGGTGTATTGATTGGCAGCTATTGAAGTCTTCCACCGCCAGTTGAAGAAAATCAGCGTTGCAGATATTTGAAAAACTATCATCGAAGTAAAAGTACAGAGACATAAGCAATACTAACCATACATATTTCCTTCCTACATTATTCTGAAAAGGAAaatggatttaaaaaaaaaagcttcagTGTACCAATATGAAGTCTTTAATATTCTTGTGTTATCTACATGGTGATGCTCTATATTTCTCCTGTGTGCTAAGCGTTCCACATTTGCATGGAAGGGAAACTTAAGAGTATCATGTACCTGAAACGATACAAGATAGTTGTACGCTGGTGTTGTGCAATAAAAAGAATGAAGTTAAATCTGTTAAGAGGACAGGATTATAaccaatataaatatatgaacTATACTTCTATGCTAAAATATTTGCTGAATCTATCTGCACGAGTTGTCCCATTAGAGAATTCCTGCTTTAGAAATTGATTTGTCCACGACATCTGTTTTTCGAGACCTGATTCCTCTGGGAATATTACAAATTGTGAAGCTTTGAATAACTCCAAGGCAGTACTAAAATCCTTCAAATGGCCTCCAAAAGAATGGGAGAAATGATGTTCAGCATATTGAGTTAATGGATCTGCGCCTCATAAGAACCAAAGTAAATACCTGATATTCAAAACATCCTATAACAAGTCATCCAGATCAACAATTTT includes the following:
- the LOC119988175 gene encoding ent-kaurene synthase, chloroplastic-like isoform X2, which produces MMSLSHPNWIRHSSLPLSALPKSKSEVLTETNATILYFQETKERIKKMFDKTQLSVSAYDTAWVAMVSSPNSRQAPCFPECVNWLLDNQLSDGSWGLPPHHPSLVKDALSSTLACLLALKRWGLGEQQMTKGLQFIESNFTSINDEEQHTPIGFNIIFPGMIETAIDMNLNLPLRSEDINVMLHNRDLELRRNKLEGREAYLAYVSEGMGKLQDWEMVMKYQRKNGSLFNSPSTTAAALSHLGNAGCFHYINSLVAKFGNAVPTVHPSDKYALLCMIESLERLGIDRHFSKEIRDVLEETYRCWLQGDEEIFSDADTCAMTFRILRVHGYEVSPDPLTQYAEHHFSHSFGGHLKDFSTALELFKASQFVIFPEESGLEKQMSWTNQFLKQEFSNGTTRADRFSKYFSIEVHDTLKFPFHANVERLAHRRNIEHHHVDNTRILKTSYCFSNICNADFLQLAVEDFNSCQSIHREELKHLERWVVESKLDRLKFARQKMAYCYFSAAGTSFSPELSDARISWAKNTVLTTVVDDFFDIGGSEEELANLVHLLEKWDANGSPHYCSEQVEIIFSALRNTICEITDKALAWQGRSVTHHVIEIWLDLLKSMLREAEWARNKVVPTLDEYVENGYVSMALGPTVLSTLYLIGPKVSEEVVRSPEFHNLFKLMSTCGRLINDTRTFKREYEDGKLNSVLLHMIHSGSGAMEEEAVEKIRGMIADGRRELLRLVLQEKDSVVPRACKDLFWKMVQVLHLFYMDGDGYTSADMMLNAVNALIRESISL
- the LOC119988175 gene encoding ent-kaurene synthase, chloroplastic-like isoform X1, which encodes MMSLSHPNWIRHSSLPLSAALPKSKSEVLTETNATILYFQETKERIKKMFDKTQLSVSAYDTAWVAMVSSPNSRQAPCFPECVNWLLDNQLSDGSWGLPPHHPSLVKDALSSTLACLLALKRWGLGEQQMTKGLQFIESNFTSINDEEQHTPIGFNIIFPGMIETAIDMNLNLPLRSEDINVMLHNRDLELRRNKLEGREAYLAYVSEGMGKLQDWEMVMKYQRKNGSLFNSPSTTAAALSHLGNAGCFHYINSLVAKFGNAVPTVHPSDKYALLCMIESLERLGIDRHFSKEIRDVLEETYRCWLQGDEEIFSDADTCAMTFRILRVHGYEVSPDPLTQYAEHHFSHSFGGHLKDFSTALELFKASQFVIFPEESGLEKQMSWTNQFLKQEFSNGTTRADRFSKYFSIEVHDTLKFPFHANVERLAHRRNIEHHHVDNTRILKTSYCFSNICNADFLQLAVEDFNSCQSIHREELKHLERWVVESKLDRLKFARQKMAYCYFSAAGTSFSPELSDARISWAKNTVLTTVVDDFFDIGGSEEELANLVHLLEKWDANGSPHYCSEQVEIIFSALRNTICEITDKALAWQGRSVTHHVIEIWLDLLKSMLREAEWARNKVVPTLDEYVENGYVSMALGPTVLSTLYLIGPKVSEEVVRSPEFHNLFKLMSTCGRLINDTRTFKREYEDGKLNSVLLHMIHSGSGAMEEEAVEKIRGMIADGRRELLRLVLQEKDSVVPRACKDLFWKMVQVLHLFYMDGDGYTSADMMLNAVNALIRESISL